From Streptomyces qinzhouensis, one genomic window encodes:
- a CDS encoding ABC transporter ATP-binding protein → MPADDVRSDTTPALTAGETWRALYGHFRPHRWAVVLGALCALAGAAAGLAQPLAAKSLVDRLGGSDSISGVLILLTALVLVGTAIEAVGAYVLDRTAESVVLAARRTLIGRLLRLRLPEVERTQPGDLMSRVTSDTTLLKAVTTRSVVAAISGGVTFLATIVLMGLMDPVLLGVTLGVILLIGGAVALVMPQISKAAKKSQEAVGEISTVLERAFGAFRTIKASGAEAREAAVVDRAATRAWKYGVRSSKWEAVAFTSIGLSVQVSFLAVLGVGGARVASGEIPVSTLVAFLLFLFYLIEPVTSLVDAATQYQVGAAAIARIVEAERLATEDPGPAGGAPAAAGRAAAVEFDDVRFRYRAELPYVHHGVSFTVPGAGMTAFVGPSGAGKTTVFGLIERFYETSGGRILIDGRDIREWPLAELRASIGYVEQDAPVLSGTLRENLVFAAPDAADDAIRDVLVRARLDGLVDRLPDGLDTVVGHRGSKLSGGERQRVAIARALLRRPRLLLLDEATSQLDAVNEMALRDVVAEVARDVTVLVVAHRLSTVTLADRIVVMDAGRVRAVGTHAELVARDPLYGELAATQFLASAPGEAAGARI, encoded by the coding sequence GTGCCGGCTGACGACGTCCGCTCCGACACCACACCCGCGCTGACCGCCGGGGAGACCTGGCGTGCGCTGTACGGCCACTTCCGGCCGCACCGCTGGGCCGTCGTGCTCGGCGCGCTCTGCGCCCTGGCCGGGGCCGCCGCCGGACTCGCCCAGCCGCTGGCCGCCAAATCGCTGGTGGACCGGCTGGGCGGCTCCGACTCCATCAGCGGTGTGCTGATCCTGCTGACGGCGCTGGTGCTGGTCGGTACCGCGATCGAAGCGGTGGGGGCGTACGTCCTCGACCGCACCGCCGAATCGGTGGTGCTGGCCGCCCGCCGTACCCTGATCGGCCGGCTGCTGCGGCTGAGGCTGCCGGAGGTGGAGCGGACCCAGCCGGGTGATCTGATGTCCCGGGTCACCTCGGACACCACCCTGCTGAAGGCGGTCACCACCCGGTCCGTGGTGGCGGCGATCAGCGGCGGGGTGACCTTCCTGGCCACGATCGTGCTGATGGGCCTGATGGACCCGGTGCTGCTCGGGGTCACCCTGGGGGTGATCCTGCTGATCGGCGGGGCGGTCGCCCTGGTCATGCCGCAGATCTCCAAGGCGGCGAAGAAGTCCCAGGAGGCGGTCGGCGAGATCTCCACGGTGCTGGAACGGGCCTTCGGCGCGTTCCGGACCATCAAGGCCTCCGGGGCGGAGGCCCGGGAGGCGGCGGTGGTGGACCGGGCGGCGACCCGGGCCTGGAAGTACGGCGTACGGTCCTCGAAGTGGGAGGCCGTGGCCTTCACGTCGATCGGGCTCTCCGTCCAGGTGTCGTTCCTGGCGGTGCTGGGCGTCGGCGGGGCGCGGGTGGCGTCCGGGGAGATCCCGGTCTCCACCCTGGTGGCGTTCCTGCTCTTCCTCTTCTATCTGATCGAACCCGTGACCTCTCTGGTGGACGCGGCCACGCAGTACCAGGTCGGAGCGGCGGCGATCGCCCGGATCGTGGAGGCGGAACGGCTGGCGACCGAGGACCCGGGACCGGCCGGGGGCGCGCCCGCGGCGGCGGGGCGGGCGGCGGCGGTCGAGTTCGACGACGTCCGCTTCCGCTACCGCGCCGAGCTGCCGTACGTCCACCACGGTGTCTCCTTCACCGTGCCGGGCGCCGGGATGACCGCCTTCGTCGGCCCGTCCGGCGCGGGCAAGACCACCGTCTTCGGACTGATCGAACGGTTCTACGAGACTTCCGGCGGCCGGATCCTGATCGACGGGCGCGATATCCGGGAGTGGCCGCTGGCCGAACTGCGGGCGTCCATCGGATATGTGGAGCAGGACGCGCCCGTGCTGTCGGGCACCCTGCGCGAGAACCTCGTCTTCGCGGCGCCGGACGCGGCCGACGACGCCATCCGGGACGTGCTGGTACGGGCCCGGCTCGACGGGCTCGTCGACAGGCTTCCCGACGGTCTGGACACCGTCGTCGGGCATCGCGGCTCCAAACTGTCCGGCGGGGAGCGCCAGCGGGTCGCGATAGCCCGGGCGCTGCTGCGCCGCCCCAGGCTGCTGCTCCTCGACGAGGCCACCTCCCAGCTCGACGCGGTCAACGAGATGGCGTTGCGGGACGTGGTCGCGGAGGTGGCGCGGGATGTGACGGTGCTGGTCGTGGCACACCGGCTGTCGACGGTGACCCTGGCCGACCGGATCGTGGTGATGGACGCGGGCCGGGTCCGGGCGGTGGGCACCCATGCCGAGCTGGTGGCGCGGGATCCGCTGTACGGGGAGCTGGCGGCCACCCAGTTCCTGGCGTCCGCGCCGGGCGAGGCGGCGGGGGCCCGGATCTGA
- a CDS encoding DUF3043 domain-containing protein, producing the protein MFRSRAKTEKAPAEQLTAADSQQTRDPQAPKGRPTPKRSQAESQRRRAATQPRDRKAAMKQARATRRTELARQREALASGDERYLPARDKGPVRRFVRDFVDSRFCIAEFFLPMAVIILVLSMIRVGQLQTISLLLWLGVIVMIIIDSVGLTIRMKKQLNERFPDEPKRGAVAYGLMRTLQMRRLRLPKPQVKRGERP; encoded by the coding sequence GTGTTCCGTAGCCGCGCCAAGACAGAGAAGGCCCCCGCCGAGCAGTTGACGGCGGCCGACTCCCAGCAGACCCGCGATCCGCAGGCCCCGAAGGGCCGCCCGACTCCCAAGCGGAGCCAGGCCGAGAGCCAGCGCCGCCGTGCCGCCACGCAGCCGCGTGACCGCAAGGCGGCGATGAAGCAGGCGCGGGCGACCCGGCGGACGGAGCTCGCGCGTCAGCGCGAGGCTCTGGCCAGTGGTGACGAGCGGTATCTCCCCGCCCGTGACAAGGGTCCGGTCCGCCGCTTCGTCCGCGATTTCGTGGACTCCCGCTTCTGCATCGCGGAATTCTTCCTGCCGATGGCGGTGATCATCCTCGTACTGAGCATGATCCGCGTCGGTCAGCTCCAGACCATCTCCCTGCTGCTCTGGCTCGGTGTGATCGTCATGATCATCATCGACTCGGTGGGTCTGACGATCCGGATGAAGAAGCAGCTCAACGAGCGCTTCCCGGACGAGCCCAAGCGCGGCGCCGTCGCCTACGGTCTGATGCGGACCCTCCAGATGCGCCGGCTCCGTCTGCCGAAGCCGCAGGTCAAGCGCGGAGAGCGGCCCTGA
- a CDS encoding PspA/IM30 family protein, translating into MKRMGMIFRAKANKALDRAEDPRETLDYSYQKQLELLQKVRRGVADVATSRKRLELQLNQLQGQSSKLEDQGRKALALGREDLAREALSRRAALQQQVSDLETQHSTLQGEEEKLTLAAQRLQTKVDAFRTKKETLKATYTAAQAQTRIGEAFTGISEEMGDVGLAIQRAEDKTAQLQARAGAIDELLASGALDDPTGMAKDDIAAELDRISGGTDVELELQRMKAELAGGSGTGQQAIEGGSAQDTSGRPDFNKH; encoded by the coding sequence ATGAAGCGTATGGGGATGATCTTCCGCGCGAAGGCGAACAAGGCCCTTGACCGGGCCGAGGACCCGCGCGAGACCCTTGATTACTCGTATCAGAAGCAGTTGGAGCTGTTGCAGAAGGTGCGCCGCGGAGTGGCCGACGTGGCGACCTCCCGCAAGCGTCTGGAGCTTCAGCTCAACCAGTTGCAGGGCCAGTCGTCCAAGCTGGAGGACCAGGGCCGCAAGGCGCTGGCGCTCGGCCGGGAGGACCTGGCCCGTGAGGCGCTGTCCCGGCGCGCCGCCCTCCAGCAGCAGGTCAGCGACCTGGAGACCCAGCACAGCACGCTTCAGGGCGAGGAGGAGAAGCTGACCCTCGCGGCCCAGCGGCTCCAGACCAAGGTCGACGCCTTCCGCACCAAGAAGGAGACCCTCAAGGCCACCTACACCGCGGCCCAGGCCCAGACCCGGATCGGCGAGGCCTTCACCGGCATCTCCGAGGAGATGGGCGATGTCGGTCTGGCGATCCAGCGGGCCGAGGACAAGACCGCCCAGCTCCAGGCCCGGGCCGGGGCCATCGACGAGCTGCTCGCCTCGGGCGCGCTCGACGACCCGACCGGTATGGCCAAGGACGATATCGCCGCCGAACTGGACCGGATCTCCGGCGGGACGGACGTCGAGCTGGAGCTTCAGCGGATGAAGGCCGAACTGGCCGGCGGCAGCGGCACCGGCCAGCAGGCCATCGAGGGCGGCTCGGCGCAGGACACCTCGGGCCGGCCCGACTTCAACAAGCACTGA
- the pspAA gene encoding PspA-associated protein PspAA, translating to MIVRIMGEGQLRLADSHFAELNKLDDELLAELEQGDEDGFRRTFTALLTRVRELGEPLPDDALEPSELILPAPGATLEEVRELFGDWGFIPG from the coding sequence ATGATCGTACGGATCATGGGGGAGGGCCAGCTGAGGCTGGCGGACAGCCACTTCGCCGAGCTGAACAAGCTCGACGACGAACTGCTCGCCGAGCTGGAGCAGGGCGATGAGGACGGATTCCGCCGTACCTTCACCGCTCTGCTCACCCGGGTCCGAGAACTGGGAGAGCCCCTTCCGGACGATGCGCTGGAACCCTCCGAGCTGATCCTCCCGGCCCCCGGGGCCACCCTGGAGGAGGTCCGCGAGCTCTTCGGCGACTGGGGCTTCATCCCCGGCTGA
- a CDS encoding nicotinate-nucleotide--dimethylbenzimidazole phosphoribosyltransferase: MSRVNLDDYSDLIGRADGALRQSAEDRRARLAVAPKALGRLDELGEWLVAAQGMSPPKVIARPRVVLFAGDHGVAGLDVSGRRPGEAYQLVREVLEGTSPVAVLARGAGVPVRVVDAGLDCDPELLPDEVVRHRVRRGSGRIDIEDALTPDEVDAAVRLGAAIADEEADSGTDLVVLGDLSVGGTTPAAVLIAALCGTDASVVTGRGGAGIDDLAWMRKCAAIRDALRRARPVLGDQLDLLAAVGGADIAAMTGFLLQCAVRRTPVILDGVVSAACALVGQRAAFRAPDWWLAGQLTGEPGQAKALDRMALNPVLEQGVTVGGGTGALLALPLVQAASALLAELPERTEPGSGAEAARDEEPAAVPDGDAVESATD; the protein is encoded by the coding sequence ATGAGCAGGGTGAATCTCGATGACTACTCCGATCTGATCGGCCGCGCCGACGGCGCCTTGCGGCAGTCCGCCGAGGACCGCCGCGCCCGTCTCGCCGTCGCCCCCAAGGCCCTCGGGCGGCTCGACGAGCTCGGGGAGTGGCTGGTCGCCGCGCAGGGGATGTCGCCGCCGAAGGTGATCGCGCGGCCGCGGGTGGTGCTGTTCGCCGGTGATCACGGGGTGGCCGGGCTCGATGTGTCGGGACGGCGCCCGGGTGAGGCGTACCAGCTGGTACGGGAAGTGCTGGAGGGGACGAGCCCGGTCGCGGTGCTGGCGCGCGGCGCGGGCGTGCCGGTGCGGGTCGTGGACGCGGGCCTGGACTGCGATCCGGAGCTGCTGCCGGACGAGGTGGTACGGCACCGGGTGCGCCGGGGCAGCGGGCGCATCGACATCGAGGACGCGCTGACACCGGACGAGGTGGACGCGGCGGTGCGCCTCGGCGCGGCGATCGCGGACGAGGAGGCGGACTCCGGGACGGACCTGGTCGTCCTGGGTGATCTGAGCGTGGGCGGGACGACCCCGGCGGCGGTGCTGATCGCCGCGCTCTGCGGTACGGACGCTTCCGTGGTGACGGGCCGCGGCGGCGCGGGGATCGACGATCTGGCGTGGATGCGCAAGTGCGCGGCGATCCGGGACGCGCTGCGCCGGGCCCGCCCGGTGCTGGGTGACCAGCTGGACCTGCTGGCGGCGGTCGGCGGAGCCGATATCGCGGCGATGACCGGTTTCCTGTTGCAGTGTGCCGTACGCCGTACCCCGGTGATCCTCGACGGAGTCGTTTCCGCGGCGTGTGCGCTGGTGGGGCAGCGGGCCGCGTTCCGCGCGCCGGACTGGTGGCTGGCCGGTCAGCTCACGGGCGAGCCGGGGCAGGCGAAGGCGCTGGACCGGATGGCGCTCAACCCGGTGCTCGAGCAGGGCGTCACTGTAGGCGGAGGAACCGGGGCATTGCTCGCACTCCCCCTCGTACAGGCGGCTTCCGCACTGCTGGCGGAGCTGCCGGAGCGGACGGAGCCGGGGTCCGGGGCCGAAGCGGCCCGGGACGAGGAGCCGGCGGCCGTACCGGACGGTGACGCGGTGGAGAGCGCGACGGACTGA
- a CDS encoding class I SAM-dependent methyltransferase: MPLAPGAVRELLREELLARQLDEQIVARYPVGRRLRILDVGTGRGLQALRLARAGHTITGLESGPELLTAAREALSAEPAGIQERVRLIEGDGRETGVHFAPGSFDVVLCHGVLMSSPEPDAVLAGLARVLAPGGLLSLVVRNADALALGPGLAGDWAGALSALEPDATAFTDERTGRALRADKLDALTATLAGIAAPLHVWYGVQVFSEWADDARLPVVPEGGRDRSPGLDRLLAAEDRAGRTDPYRRTAALLHLCGVRG; the protein is encoded by the coding sequence GTGCCGCTGGCCCCCGGGGCCGTACGGGAACTCCTCCGCGAGGAGCTGCTCGCCCGCCAGCTCGACGAGCAGATCGTCGCCCGCTATCCGGTGGGCCGGCGGCTGCGGATCCTCGACGTCGGCACGGGTCGCGGCCTTCAGGCGCTGCGCCTGGCCCGGGCCGGGCACACGATCACCGGTCTGGAATCCGGTCCCGAGCTGCTGACGGCCGCCCGTGAGGCGCTGTCCGCCGAGCCCGCCGGGATCCAGGAGCGGGTCCGGCTGATCGAGGGCGACGGCCGGGAGACCGGGGTCCACTTCGCTCCCGGCAGCTTCGACGTGGTGCTCTGCCACGGGGTGCTGATGAGCTCCCCGGAGCCCGACGCGGTGCTCGCGGGGCTCGCCCGGGTGCTGGCACCCGGCGGTCTGCTCTCCCTCGTCGTACGGAACGCGGACGCGCTCGCCCTGGGCCCCGGTCTCGCCGGTGACTGGGCGGGGGCGCTGTCGGCACTGGAGCCGGACGCCACCGCCTTCACCGACGAGCGGACCGGCCGGGCGCTGCGAGCCGACAAACTGGACGCGCTCACCGCCACCCTCGCGGGAATCGCCGCGCCGCTGCACGTCTGGTACGGCGTGCAGGTGTTCAGCGAGTGGGCGGACGACGCACGGCTCCCGGTGGTGCCGGAGGGCGGCCGGGACCGGTCACCGGGCCTCGACCGGCTGCTGGCCGCGGAGGACCGGGCCGGGCGGACGGATCCGTACCGGCGGACCGCGGCGCTGCTGCACCTCTGCGGGGTCCGGGGCTGA
- a CDS encoding bifunctional adenosylcobinamide kinase/adenosylcobinamide-phosphate guanylyltransferase: MELTLLGTGAPAGLPRSDCPCAVCALARGPRARAATALLVDGALLLDLTPGAALAAARAGHSLVGVRQVLLTHPHDGPAVDLPPGLPPAGRVPDGRVLTLISGLRVRAVPMDAPGTGYEVTSPDGDRLLYLPPGGAPAAPAEAARPYEMVLADVVGRPDAIARLRAVGAIGPTTDVVAVHLDHDVPGGPELDRRLAAAGARAVPDGTTLLVGEYHAVPDVPRRTLVTGGARSGKSLEAERRLEAFPSVLYVATGGTRGGDTEWAERVRLHRERRPGSWRTEETCDLVPLLAEPGPPLLIDCLSLWLTDAMDRVGAWSDSTWHAGGERALGERVAELVGAVQGTPRTVVAVTNEVGSGVVPPTASGRRFRDELGRLNAAVAAECEHLLLVVAGQAVPLRA; this comes from the coding sequence GTGGAACTGACTCTGCTCGGCACCGGCGCCCCCGCCGGACTCCCGAGGTCCGACTGTCCGTGCGCGGTCTGCGCCCTCGCCCGGGGGCCGCGGGCCCGGGCCGCGACCGCGCTCCTGGTGGACGGGGCGCTGCTGCTCGACCTCACCCCGGGCGCGGCGCTCGCCGCGGCGCGCGCCGGGCACTCCCTGGTGGGGGTGCGCCAGGTACTGCTGACCCATCCGCACGACGGACCGGCCGTCGATCTGCCGCCCGGGCTGCCGCCCGCCGGCCGGGTTCCGGACGGGCGGGTCCTGACGCTGATCAGCGGGCTCCGGGTACGGGCGGTGCCGATGGACGCGCCGGGGACGGGGTACGAGGTGACCTCGCCCGACGGCGACCGGCTGCTCTATCTGCCGCCGGGCGGCGCGCCCGCGGCCCCGGCCGAGGCGGCCCGTCCCTACGAGATGGTCCTCGCGGACGTCGTGGGGCGGCCGGACGCGATCGCCCGGCTCCGGGCGGTGGGCGCGATCGGGCCGACCACCGATGTCGTCGCCGTCCATCTCGACCACGATGTGCCCGGCGGGCCCGAACTGGACCGGCGGCTCGCGGCGGCGGGCGCCCGGGCCGTACCCGACGGGACCACCCTGCTGGTGGGCGAGTACCACGCGGTGCCCGACGTACCCCGGCGGACCCTGGTCACCGGGGGCGCGCGGTCCGGTAAGTCCCTGGAAGCGGAGCGGCGGCTGGAGGCCTTCCCCTCCGTGCTGTACGTGGCCACCGGCGGCACCCGGGGCGGTGATACGGAATGGGCCGAGCGGGTCCGGCTCCATCGCGAGCGCCGCCCTGGCTCCTGGCGTACCGAGGAGACCTGCGATCTGGTCCCCCTGCTGGCCGAGCCCGGGCCGCCGCTGCTGATCGACTGTCTGTCGCTCTGGCTCACCGACGCCATGGACCGGGTCGGGGCCTGGTCCGACTCCACCTGGCACGCCGGGGGCGAGCGGGCGCTGGGGGAACGGGTGGCGGAACTGGTCGGGGCGGTGCAGGGGACGCCGCGGACGGTCGTCGCGGTGACGAACGAGGTGGGCTCGGGGGTGGTCCCGCCGACGGCCTCGGGCCGCCGCTTCCGTGATGAGCTGGGGCGGCTGAACGCGGCGGTGGCGGCGGAGTGCGAGCATCTGCTGCTGGTGGTCGCCGGCCAGGCGGTGCCGCTGCGCGCTTGA
- a CDS encoding phosphatidylglycerol lysyltransferase domain-containing protein, which produces MGEVRLSSDAQRPVTTARARRSWAFTVWYLRAVTFVNLLSAVWVSFGQDIRRHNIDDYFTPYLLTAGFASGVFTLFLAITMRRRKRAAWILNLVLAGLFLLLFVLAFAQDPAIRAHAQNWVSLVLTAAFVGALLLGRREFYAKGDRSNPRLAAAVAAGGLLVTSLLAAALVTVTNTAPGSPSFLERWRYGMLRLASLAVKDPDVPAIHTPGWVDVTINVMSTLLLLGVLYAAFRSRRAVDPISADDEARLRELLRRHGERDSLGYFALRREKSVVWSPTGKAAVAYRVVGGVCLASGDPIGDPEAWPGAITPWLAQAREHGWIPAVMGASEEAGTIYARHGLDALELGDEAIVETAEFTLEGRAMRTVRQAYNRVQRAGYTVRIRRHEEIPPAELDLLLRRADDWRDGATERGFSMALGRLGDPGDGRCVMLECADADGELRAVLSFVPWGPRGLSLDLMRRDRDSDNGLMEFMVIELLERSGEIGVVQVSLNFAMFRSVFERGARLGAGPVLRLWRSLLSFFSRWWQIESLYRANAKYRPIWEPRFLLFEKSADLPRIGLAAGRAEGFLEAPGLPKWLHRRHLEGRR; this is translated from the coding sequence ATGGGAGAGGTCCGCTTGTCCAGCGATGCTCAGCGCCCCGTCACCACCGCCCGCGCCCGCCGGAGCTGGGCGTTCACCGTCTGGTATCTGCGCGCCGTCACCTTCGTCAATCTTCTGAGCGCCGTCTGGGTCTCCTTCGGCCAGGACATCCGCCGCCACAACATCGACGACTACTTCACCCCCTATCTGCTCACCGCCGGTTTCGCGTCGGGGGTGTTCACCCTCTTCCTCGCGATCACCATGCGCCGCCGCAAACGGGCCGCGTGGATCCTCAATCTGGTGCTGGCGGGGCTGTTCCTGCTGCTGTTCGTGCTGGCGTTCGCCCAGGATCCGGCGATCAGGGCCCATGCCCAGAACTGGGTGTCGCTGGTCCTGACCGCCGCTTTCGTCGGCGCGCTGCTGCTGGGGCGGCGGGAGTTCTACGCGAAGGGTGACCGTTCCAACCCCAGGCTGGCCGCGGCGGTCGCGGCCGGCGGACTGCTGGTGACCTCGCTGCTGGCGGCCGCGCTGGTGACCGTCACCAACACCGCGCCGGGCTCGCCGTCCTTCCTGGAGCGATGGCGGTACGGCATGCTGCGGCTGGCCTCGCTGGCCGTGAAGGACCCGGATGTCCCGGCGATCCACACCCCCGGCTGGGTCGATGTGACGATCAACGTGATGTCGACCCTGCTGCTCCTGGGCGTGCTGTACGCGGCCTTCCGTTCCCGCCGCGCGGTCGACCCGATCAGCGCCGACGACGAGGCGCGGCTGCGGGAGCTGCTGCGGCGCCACGGCGAGCGCGATTCGCTGGGCTATTTCGCGCTGCGCCGCGAGAAGAGCGTGGTGTGGTCGCCGACCGGCAAGGCGGCCGTCGCCTATCGGGTGGTCGGCGGGGTCTGTCTGGCCTCGGGGGATCCGATCGGCGATCCGGAGGCCTGGCCGGGGGCCATCACGCCCTGGCTGGCGCAGGCCCGGGAGCACGGCTGGATCCCCGCGGTGATGGGGGCGAGCGAGGAGGCCGGGACGATCTACGCCCGGCACGGTCTCGACGCGCTGGAGCTGGGCGACGAGGCGATCGTCGAGACCGCGGAGTTCACTCTGGAGGGCCGGGCGATGCGGACCGTGCGCCAGGCCTACAACCGGGTGCAGCGGGCCGGGTACACGGTGCGGATCCGCCGCCACGAGGAGATCCCGCCCGCCGAGCTGGACCTGCTGCTGCGGCGGGCCGACGACTGGCGCGACGGAGCCACCGAGCGCGGTTTCTCGATGGCGCTGGGCCGGCTCGGCGATCCCGGCGACGGCCGGTGCGTGATGCTGGAGTGCGCCGACGCGGACGGCGAGCTGCGGGCGGTGCTCAGCTTTGTGCCCTGGGGCCCCAGGGGGCTCTCGCTCGATCTGATGCGCCGTGACCGGGACTCCGACAACGGGCTGATGGAGTTCATGGTCATCGAACTGCTGGAGCGTTCCGGTGAGATCGGCGTGGTCCAGGTGTCGCTGAACTTCGCGATGTTCCGCTCGGTCTTCGAACGCGGGGCGCGGCTCGGCGCGGGCCCGGTGCTGCGGCTGTGGCGGTCGCTGCTGAGCTTCTTCTCCCGCTGGTGGCAGATCGAATCGCTGTACCGGGCCAACGCCAAGTACCGGCCCATCTGGGAGCCCCGCTTCCTGCTGTTCGAGAAGAGCGCCGATCTGCCGCGCATCGGGCTGGCGGCGGGCCGCGCCGAGGGCTTCCTGGAGGCCCCGGGGCTGCCGAAGTGGCTGCACCGCAGGCATCTGGAGGGCCGGCGGTGA
- a CDS encoding S1C family serine protease: protein MDDAPRTRPPVRRNLLVVTVAISLTALVAGCGKEPAPGAVPAGSTRVTSPKAVNELQTDYETVIRNVLPSVVQIETGDSLGSGVVYDNKGHLITNAHVIDSGQTFQVTIATGEEPIPAKLVSAYPEQDLAVLRLDRVPTGLKPANFGDSTKVEVGQIVLAMGSPLGLSGSVTQGIVSAVGRTVTESSSGGGTGATIGNMVQTSAAINPGNSGGALVNLDSEVIGIPTLAATDPDLGNSAAPGIGFAIPSSMVRTVADQIIENGRVTDSGRAALGITARTVLDDNYQPAGTAVVEVEKGGPADRAGLRPNDIITKIGSAQITTITSLAEALASESPGDKVTVVYTRAGERGTAQVTLGEI, encoded by the coding sequence ATGGACGACGCACCCCGCACCCGCCCGCCCGTACGCCGCAACCTGCTCGTGGTGACCGTCGCGATATCCCTGACCGCACTCGTCGCGGGCTGCGGGAAGGAACCCGCGCCCGGTGCCGTACCGGCGGGTTCCACCCGGGTGACCTCCCCGAAGGCCGTCAACGAGCTGCAGACCGACTACGAGACCGTGATCCGGAACGTCCTGCCGTCGGTCGTCCAGATCGAGACCGGCGACAGTCTGGGGTCCGGCGTCGTCTATGACAACAAGGGCCATCTGATCACGAACGCCCATGTCATCGACTCGGGACAGACCTTCCAGGTCACCATCGCCACCGGCGAGGAGCCGATTCCCGCGAAGCTGGTCTCCGCCTATCCGGAACAGGATCTGGCGGTCCTCCGGCTGGACCGGGTCCCCACCGGTCTGAAACCCGCGAACTTCGGCGACAGCACCAAGGTGGAGGTCGGTCAGATCGTCCTCGCGATGGGCTCGCCGCTGGGGCTGTCGGGCAGTGTCACCCAGGGCATCGTCTCGGCCGTCGGCAGGACCGTGACCGAGAGTTCGTCCGGCGGCGGTACGGGCGCCACCATCGGCAACATGGTGCAGACCTCCGCCGCGATCAACCCCGGCAACAGCGGCGGCGCGCTGGTCAACCTGGACAGCGAGGTCATCGGCATCCCCACCCTCGCCGCGACCGATCCGGACCTCGGCAACAGCGCGGCGCCCGGTATCGGCTTCGCCATCCCCTCGTCCATGGTCAGAACCGTCGCCGACCAGATCATCGAGAACGGGCGGGTCACCGACTCGGGCCGGGCCGCGCTCGGCATCACGGCGCGGACCGTGCTCGACGACAACTACCAGCCCGCCGGAACCGCCGTCGTCGAGGTCGAGAAGGGCGGCCCGGCGGACCGGGCGGGACTGCGGCCGAACGACATCATCACCAAGATCGGCTCGGCGCAGATCACCACCATCACCTCGCTGGCGGAGGCGCTGGCGTCCGAGAGCCCCGGTGACAAGGTGACCGTGGTCTATACGAGGGCCGGGGAGCGCGGAACCGCCCAGGTCACGCTCGGCGAGATCTGA